The following coding sequences are from one Wenzhouxiangella sp. AB-CW3 window:
- the hemL gene encoding glutamate-1-semialdehyde 2,1-aminomutase produces the protein MSQSHDLFERARARIPGGVNSPVRAFAAVGGEPVFFDRADGAYLFDVDGQRYIDYVGSWGPMICGHAHPYIVEAVQKAAANGLSFGAPAPGEVTMAEMLCELIPSLERVRMVNSGTEATMSAIRVARAATQRDRILKFEGNYHGHGDSFLVKAGSGAQTLGVPTSPGVPEALAELTLNARFNDLDSVRELFEQHPDDIACIIVEPIAGNMNCVLPEPGFLQGLRQICDEYGAVLIFDEVMTGFRVGPTGAQGLFDVTPDLTTFGKVIGAGMPVGAFGGKHEYMKLVAPEGPVYQAGTLSGNPVAMAAGIANLELLRAPDFYDHLASHTRHLADGLKQAAASAGIPMTTVAVGGMFGYFFTAESKVSDFEQAAACNIEQFKTFFTRMLAEGVYFAPSAFEAGFVSSAHTETDIRETVNRARHALEKMAADDVT, from the coding sequence ATGAGCCAATCTCACGATCTGTTCGAACGTGCCCGTGCCCGCATCCCCGGTGGCGTCAATTCGCCGGTGCGTGCTTTTGCCGCCGTGGGTGGCGAACCCGTGTTCTTCGACCGGGCCGACGGCGCCTACCTGTTCGATGTCGACGGGCAGCGCTACATCGACTATGTCGGTTCCTGGGGCCCGATGATCTGCGGCCACGCCCACCCCTACATCGTCGAAGCCGTACAGAAGGCCGCCGCCAACGGCCTGAGTTTCGGCGCGCCCGCTCCCGGCGAGGTCACCATGGCCGAGATGCTATGTGAGCTGATCCCGTCACTGGAGCGTGTGCGCATGGTCAACTCCGGTACCGAAGCGACCATGAGCGCCATCCGTGTGGCGCGCGCGGCCACCCAACGCGATCGCATCCTCAAGTTCGAGGGCAACTATCACGGCCACGGCGATTCCTTCCTGGTCAAGGCCGGCAGCGGCGCCCAGACCCTGGGCGTGCCCACCTCGCCCGGCGTGCCCGAAGCGCTGGCCGAGCTCACCCTCAACGCCCGCTTCAACGACCTCGACAGCGTCCGCGAACTGTTCGAACAACACCCCGACGACATCGCCTGCATCATCGTCGAGCCCATTGCCGGCAATATGAATTGCGTGTTGCCCGAACCGGGCTTTCTGCAAGGCCTGCGCCAGATCTGCGACGAGTATGGCGCAGTCCTGATCTTCGACGAAGTCATGACCGGTTTTCGGGTCGGCCCCACCGGCGCCCAGGGCCTGTTCGACGTCACCCCGGACCTGACCACCTTCGGCAAGGTCATCGGTGCCGGCATGCCCGTCGGCGCCTTCGGCGGCAAGCACGAATACATGAAACTGGTCGCACCCGAAGGCCCGGTCTACCAGGCCGGCACCCTGTCGGGCAACCCCGTGGCCATGGCCGCCGGCATCGCCAACCTGGAACTGCTGCGAGCGCCGGATTTTTACGACCACCTGGCCAGCCACACCCGGCACCTGGCCGACGGCCTCAAGCAAGCCGCCGCTTCAGCCGGCATCCCCATGACCACCGTGGCCGTGGGCGGCATGTTCGGCTATTTCTTCACGGCCGAGAGCAAGGTCAGCGACTTCGAGCAGGCCGCGGCCTGCAACATCGAGCAGTTCAAGACCTTCTTCACCCGCATGCTCGCCGAAGGCGTGTATTTCGCACCCTCGGCCTTCGAAGCCGGCTTCGTATCCAGCGCCCACACGGAAACCGACATCCGAGAAACCGTCAACCGGGCCCGCCACGCACTGGAGAAAATGGCCGCAGATGATGTAACCTAA
- the thiE gene encoding thiamine phosphate synthase: MNDKRDFLKRGLYAVTPANRAPAQLLPDAEAALAGGVRLLQYRAKPRPDPDVARELLKLCRRNGAALIINDDIELAAILDAHGVHLGRDDARPERAREALGPDAIIGVSCYNDLDRAREMLAAEPDYLAFGSVFASPTKPDAVNCPPDVITAARDLGLPVTAIGGITLDNAPTVIDAGADLLAVITDLFDADNIEQRARQFQELFSS, translated from the coding sequence ATGAACGACAAACGAGATTTTCTCAAGCGCGGACTGTATGCCGTCACCCCGGCCAACCGCGCCCCGGCGCAGTTGCTGCCGGATGCCGAAGCGGCACTTGCCGGCGGTGTGCGTCTGCTGCAGTACCGGGCCAAGCCCCGTCCGGATCCGGACGTTGCGCGCGAACTCCTCAAACTCTGCCGCCGCAATGGGGCGGCCCTGATCATTAACGACGATATCGAACTGGCCGCCATACTCGATGCCCATGGTGTGCACCTGGGCCGAGACGACGCCCGCCCGGAACGCGCCCGCGAAGCGCTGGGCCCAGACGCCATCATCGGCGTGAGCTGCTACAACGATCTTGATCGCGCCCGCGAGATGCTGGCCGCCGAACCCGACTACCTGGCCTTCGGCAGCGTGTTTGCCTCACCGACCAAGCCCGATGCCGTAAACTGTCCGCCCGACGTGATCACTGCCGCCCGTGACCTGGGCCTGCCGGTAACCGCCATCGGGGGCATCACTCTGGATAACGCCCCGACCGTCATCGACGCCGGCGCCGACCTGCTGGCCGTGATCACCGACCTGTTTGACGCCGACAACATCGAACAACGCGCCCGACAATTCCAGGAGCTGTTTTCATCATGA
- a CDS encoding rubredoxin, with the protein MCIVCGLIYDEEEGWPDDGIPPGTRWEDVPEDWVCPDCGAGKEDFEMVEM; encoded by the coding sequence ATGTGCATTGTCTGTGGCCTGATCTACGACGAAGAGGAAGGATGGCCTGACGATGGCATACCGCCGGGCACGCGCTGGGAAGATGTGCCCGAGGACTGGGTCTGCCCGGATTGCGGCGCCGGCAAGGAAGACTTCGAAATGGTGGAGATGTAG
- a CDS encoding metallophosphoesterase: protein MSDQSFMLVQLTDCHVSADPETDYRGCNPLRELRTLEALVQELKPDAIVLSGDVSEDGSAESYRHVADQVETWARPVAWLPGNHDERAVMEEALDRPGFIAGPVCQFGGWQVVLLDSAWHDRPEGELNDARLAPLDELQPDRPALVFVHHQPVAVNSPWIDKYPLIENHRLWQRLDSRTVRAVAFGHVHQVYEGSHNGIACLSAPSTVANSERDTPRFKLDQAGPGLRWFRLWPDGRWESGTRRA from the coding sequence ATGAGTGATCAATCTTTCATGCTGGTGCAGTTGACTGACTGCCACGTTTCCGCCGACCCCGAAACCGATTATCGCGGCTGCAACCCGCTGCGCGAGCTGCGCACGCTCGAAGCGCTGGTGCAGGAACTCAAGCCCGACGCCATTGTGCTCAGCGGCGATGTTTCCGAAGACGGGTCGGCCGAGTCGTATCGACACGTCGCCGACCAGGTTGAGACCTGGGCCCGGCCGGTGGCCTGGTTGCCGGGCAATCACGATGAGCGGGCGGTGATGGAAGAGGCGCTGGACCGGCCCGGTTTCATCGCCGGGCCCGTCTGCCAGTTCGGCGGCTGGCAGGTGGTGTTGCTGGATTCTGCCTGGCATGACCGGCCCGAAGGCGAACTCAACGACGCCCGCCTGGCCCCGCTGGACGAACTCCAGCCCGACCGGCCGGCCCTGGTGTTCGTGCACCACCAGCCCGTTGCCGTGAATTCGCCGTGGATCGACAAGTACCCGCTGATCGAGAACCATCGCCTGTGGCAACGGCTCGACAGCCGCACAGTCCGGGCCGTCGCCTTCGGTCACGTTCACCAGGTCTACGAAGGCAGCCACAATGGCATCGCCTGTTTGTCGGCGCCTTCCACCGTGGCCAACAGTGAACGGGATACACCGCGCTTCAAGCTCGATCAGGCCGGTCCGGGCCTGCGCTGGTTTCGGCTTTGGCCCGACGGGCGCTGGGAATCAGGTACCCGCCGCGCCTGA
- a CDS encoding DUF192 domain-containing protein, whose product MRPIILKLLVATITVAALVACHANEPWVEVKGKRFYVEIADDDESRARGLMFRDELADNRGMLFIFRQEAPRSFWMRNTRIPLDIIYLDRDLRVVSIVHNARPCRTRSGRCPSYPSEGPAMYVLEVNAGFARSLELQRGDQLSAGNVPHLE is encoded by the coding sequence ATGCGTCCGATCATCCTCAAGCTCCTGGTCGCCACCATCACCGTCGCCGCACTGGTCGCCTGCCATGCCAACGAACCCTGGGTGGAGGTCAAGGGCAAGCGGTTTTATGTCGAGATTGCCGATGATGATGAAAGCCGGGCGCGGGGGCTGATGTTTCGTGACGAGCTGGCCGACAATCGCGGCATGTTATTCATCTTCCGGCAGGAAGCGCCGCGCAGTTTCTGGATGCGCAACACCCGCATACCGCTCGACATCATCTACCTCGACCGCGACTTGCGTGTGGTTTCCATTGTTCACAACGCGCGCCCCTGCCGTACCCGAAGCGGTCGTTGCCCCAGCTATCCCAGCGAAGGCCCGGCCATGTACGTGCTGGAAGTCAATGCCGGATTCGCGCGGTCGCTGGAACTGCAACGTGGCGATCAGTTGAGTGCCGGCAATGTGCCCCACCTGGAGTGA